In Chrysiogenia bacterium, the genomic window ACCCGTGGCACGCGGATGACGCGGTCGACAAGGCCGATGCCGTCCTGATGCGCTGCAACCGAGAGGTCGGCCCAGGATTCGAAGTCCAGGGCACGCAGTTGCTCGTCGAGAAGCTTGGCGCTGCCCTGGTAGGCCATGGTGAAGGCACGCCGCGCGGTGACCACGCTGACGGGCAGATACGATCTGTTGAGGACCAGGACCCTGGCATCCAGTGCTGATGTGCTCGACACGGGGACACTCCAAACCGGCGATGCGAGCCCTCTCCTGCCCCGATTTGCGCCGGTCACATCCGGGCCGGCGCCTGCGGGGGCATTCCTCTCCTGCCTGTTACTGCAACTAAAATTATGACACCACCCCTCGTGCTGTCAAGGAAATGTCAGGCTTAGGGTCTTGAAATCACAAAGGTTTTCGGTTCTTGTTGCTTCCGGCGGACGGGGCCGGGAACAAAAAAAGCCCTCGGGGTGCGACCTGCGTCATACAATCGGGCTGCATCTGTGGGGCAGACTTTGGTATAAGGGCACGCCCCAGCGGGGTTTCAGGCCCCTTCCCGGCGGACGGAGCCCGCGAAGGATCAAGTAGCGCGCAATGGAACAACTCCTCTATCTTCTGGCCCTGCATGCCTTCCTCGTGGCGGCGGTTCTCTATGGCGCCTTCGTGGTGCGCGCGCGCGAGGGGCTGCTGCGCTGGGCCGGGTGGTTCTCGCTGGCCGGGTTTGCCCTGGACAGTCTGGGGCTCATCGACGCCCACGTGAGCGGGGGCAGCGTGCTGGGCGCCGCCGGGATGTTCTATTCGATGATGGCGTGGGCGATCGTAGGCGTCTTCCACGTGCTGGTGCTCCGCCGCGACGTGCGTGCACTCGGCGTCGTCGCCCTGCCGCTGGCGGTGCTCTTCAACTCACTGGCTCTTCTCGAGGGCGGCGAGTCGGTCACCCCCACCGCGCCGCCCATCTGGGTGAGTGTGCACGTGGGCATGACCACCTGGGGCGAGGCGCTCTTCGCGCTGGCCGCAGCGGCGGGCGTGCTCTACGTCTACCAGGACTACCGGCTTCGCAAGAAACAGATCCACGGCGCGCAGTATCTGCCCGATCTTGAAACGCTCGACGAGCTGGGCATTCGCCTCGTTCGCTACGGCTTTGTGCTGCTGAGCCTTGGCGTGGGAAGCGGTGTTGCCGCGGCCTATGTCTTCGATCGTCCGCAGATGCTTTCGGATCCGATTTCCATGGTGTTCAAGGCGACGTGGGGGCTCTACCTCGCGCTGCTGCTCATCCGCGCTGCCGGCCGCATTGGCGGTCGAAAGAGCGCGCTTCTCAATATCGGCGGCTTTGCCCTGGCCCTGCTGGCCATGGTGGGCGCCTTCCTGATGGCCGATGGTTCGATCCATATGGCCAGCCACGGCATGGGATAAGGGGGGCGCGATGGATCTTGTAGTCGTCGGCATCTCCCACCGCACCGCGCCCATCGAGCTGCGCGAGCG contains:
- the ccsA gene encoding cytochrome c biogenesis protein CcsA; this translates as MEQLLYLLALHAFLVAAVLYGAFVVRAREGLLRWAGWFSLAGFALDSLGLIDAHVSGGSVLGAAGMFYSMMAWAIVGVFHVLVLRRDVRALGVVALPLAVLFNSLALLEGGESVTPTAPPIWVSVHVGMTTWGEALFALAAAAGVLYVYQDYRLRKKQIHGAQYLPDLETLDELGIRLVRYGFVLLSLGVGSGVAAAYVFDRPQMLSDPISMVFKATWGLYLALLLIRAAGRIGGRKSALLNIGGFALALLAMVGAFLMADGSIHMASHGMG